In Procambarus clarkii isolate CNS0578487 chromosome 50, FALCON_Pclarkii_2.0, whole genome shotgun sequence, one genomic interval encodes:
- the LOC138351632 gene encoding mucin-4-like, translating to MRHDSQSCLDALPHDPSMTTQPPWTSTTIYCNTFVSNNLVATVPSGHNTQWPQYLVATVPSGHNTQWPQYPVATIPSDHSTQWAQYPVATVPSGHSTQWPQYPVATIPSDHSTQWPQHPVATIPSDHSTQWAQYPVATIPSDHSTQWPQYPVATVPSGHSTQWPQYPVTTVPSGHSTQWPQYPVTTVPSGHSTQWPQYPVTTVPSGHSTQWPQYPVATVPSGHST from the exons ATGCGCCATGATTCTCAGAGCTGCCTTGATGCCTTACCACACGACCCGAGTATGACGACCCAG CCTCCgtggacctccaccaccatctactGCAATACTTTCGTGTCCAACAACCTAGTGGCCACAGTACCCAGTGGCCACAATACCCAGTGGCCACAATACCTAGTGGCCACAGTACCCAGTGGCCACAATACCCAGTGGCCACAGTACCCAGTGGCCACAATACCCAGTGACCACAGTACCCAGTGGGCACAGTACCCAGTGGCCACAGTACCCAGTGGCCACAGTACCCAGTGGCCACAGTACCCAGTGGCCACAATACCCAGTGACCACAGTACCCAGTGGCCACAGCACCCAGTGGCCACAATACCCAGTGACCACAGTACCCAGTGGGCACAGTACCCAGTGGCCACAATACCCAGTGACCACAGTACCCAGTGGCCACAGTACCCAGTGGCCACAGTACCCAGTGGCCACAGTACCCAGTGGCCACAATACCCAGTGACCACAGTACCCAGTGGCCACAGTACCCAGTGGCCACAATACCCAGTGACCACAGTACCCAGTGGCCACAGCACCCAGTGGCCACAATACCCAGTGACCACAGTACCCAGTGGCCACAGTACCCAGTGGCCACAATACCCAGTGGCCACAGTACCCAGTGGCCACAGTACCTAG